The Ziziphus jujuba cultivar Dongzao chromosome 3, ASM3175591v1 region AGATAACCGACTTACTCTGTACATCTCGGAGTGGAACAAACTGGACAATATCACGTGAAGCAACACGTCCAGTAGAGCTTTCAAGTCTGTCTCCCTTATCAGCATCTAAAATCTTTACAAATAAAAGCAGTTGAGATTACCAGCTTCTTAGATTAACGGACCCTCTAGTCAAGCATTGAGTGTGCAGCAATAGCACTTGGTAATATAATGAGATATATCAGTGTAAAATGTGAATATAAATAGGATACCTCCATTTCTTTGAAGTCTGCTCCTCCAACTCCAATAATGAGGATTGACAGTGGAAGATCAGATGCCTTCACAAGTGCATCTTTGGTTTCTTGAAGATCCGTTACTACTCCATCCTACAACAGTCTTGACATATTTTAGATAATGTAGAAGTGGGCActcagagaaaagaaaaaaatcatacatatacatatttatatgaaGTTGGGATTCCATTAACATTTGTTCATCAGGTGCATAAAATATGATTCTGCAACCATTTTGAGGAATAAGAAACTTCAGTGGGTAAAAGAATCTCAGAAGAGGGGCAGAGAATATGAAAACAACATAGGATAgactaattaaaaaattacaaaccatAAATATCAATCATAATCATCTATAATAGTATcagaaataaaatggaaaaaacagccaacatttagtaattgttaccgtgataattaataaaacaaagtaTTTCTGTCCACCATTTGCAAGAGATTGGCTGGCAATCAATGCAGCATGGCTAATCACAGGTCCAAATAGAGTGGGCCCTGCAAGAGAAACATTAAGCAGTGCACTTGTATATGCCATCATAATTCCTTGGATTCCTTCAACCTGAGGGAAATAAAGCTATATATGGTTAGTAAAGAAAGACATGCTGTGCATTGTGAGGGAATACTAGAAAATCCATCTAGTAAGTAGTAGTTGCAAGTTTAGGTCTTTGGACTCGTCTACCTCACAGTAATGACTACTTCCATTCAAGTTGAAACAATGAGAGACAGGGCCATCAATTGGTCGGGCTCCAAATCCCCATGCAGGGAAGCGCTTATCATAGTCATAAAACTGTAGGACCTCACCAACCTCTACAATTGCCTGGGAAACAATTGGTCAACCACTATATGAATTAAacgaataaaattttcaaaaactgtAAGAGAACGGAGTCATTTCTCACCTTCTGATATGCATTTAGCCTTCCTGAAGGATCTATATAATGCAGAGAATCAGGCAGACGAGGATTTCCATTCGAAGCTGATAAAGAAGGAAGCAAAGGGAGTCAACATGTATATATTGAAGAACCTAAAAGCCATACACATTTAATACGTATTCAGAATAAGTGTCAACTTTTTTCCATTCCAATAAATGAAGTGCAAACATATGATTTCATAAACGAACAAAAGTAGCTTCCAATAGTTAAACAAGGACTAAGAGCATTCCTAAAGGactctttaaaatttataataaagagCATCTTTTgatataactaataaaatttaaaaatgctctCCAATAAAACTGTCTATTtatgctctttatttttattttttctataaacatttattgttttacttgtaacttctttttttaatataagttaCCTACctcttaaatattataatagtggCATAGGAAAATGTGCtacattcaattaaatttatataatattgaaataaagagTGGTTTTAACTCTGTACATTTGGAGAGCCAAACCAACTCTTtatatcaaaaagtcaaaataaagtGTCCATTGGAGCTCTTTTTTAAATGTTgtctctttaaaataaagagtatGACACATTGAAAGAGCCCTTGGGGATGCCCTAAACAAATTATAACTGAGTGTAAATTAGCATGTAGAATTAAAGAGTTAAAGCATTGAGTATACTCTGACACCTAGTCTGCAACATACATATTGACAAGATACAAAAAGGAACTTTTTAAGGCAAAACAAGTATCAGCAGCAACTTTTATGTATGGACGCATGAATGAGCACCTGTGAAATCAATAGCCACCATGAAGTTTAATTCATAGCCCCCTGCCAAGTAATCCAGGAAAGTATGTTGCACACTAACAGAAAACTTGTCAACAAACAGCTGGCTCTTTAGCACCTGCATTGAAGCATGCAAACTTATAAAACTAAAAGCAGAAAGAAAACTTCAGAATGGGATAACAGTACAATTCATCTCATTATGACCTTGTTATGGTTTTCATGCCCAACAGAAGTTGGTAAGAACAAGTTTTCGCCTTGTCTGCTAGAATGAAGTTTCTCCAAGTCCGCCAGTGATTTTTGAACTTTCCTAATAATTCAACAGCAGACGAGCAAACTCAGCAACCAAGTTCAAATAAGGAAATCAGATGCCAAAACAAATAGAGAATATCGATTTACCCAATCAAATCATGCTTCCCATTGCTATTGAAGTTGAAACACTCTATTACTAGAGGATTTTCCTGTAAATTAATTGAATAGAATTAAAATGATAAAGCTATCAATAAACAGATAAGAAATCACAAACACTGAAATCTGTCAACGTGAACAAAGTGATTGATTATGTTCAATTTTTTACTCCTCTTGAATTAAGACAAGATTTATGCTCTGCTCCATATGCACAAAAACAATCATATCACACCTAATCTACTATTAATTTCCTATCAAAATACTTGATTTCTGACCAGAATGATACATTTGCAGCCAATTTTGAGTTCACCAATAATTTGCAAACCATATTAATCTTCAAATCACACTCATTTTCTTCCTTTCACCAAAGATTTATGCTCTGCTCCATATGCACAAAAACAATCATATCACACCTAATCTACTATTAATTTCCTATCAAAATACTTGATTTCTGACCAGAATGATACATTTGCAGCCAATTTTGAGTTCACCAATAATTTGCAAACCATATTAATCTTCAAATCACACTCATTTTCTTCCTTTCACTCTCTATTTCAGTCTTCAATCattattttcctttattatCCATTAAAATATTAGAAATCGGGTATAAACCAGAACTGAGACCCACCACTAGCAAATAAATTCCAACCAGCAGTACTGACTACCAAGAAAATTAATACATTGCCAAACAAAGTGATAATTTTTGTACATTGACCAGtgaaatgaaaattgaattATTTGAATCATCCCAATTTCTTAAAGCTTCTGTGAAAAAGccgataaaaaataattgaaataatcATTTGATAATTGGTAATACTGCGAAAAGATGCTCAAATTGAGTAGAACCACCTATAAAGCATTTGGTTATTAATAATTTCATCATGGAAGTCAAAATgatcaaaaatttgaaatgaacaCGATAATAAAAGAAAGTGCAAGGAAATTTATGCAAAAGAATGGTTTGGAACTTTTATAGAAAGATTGAAGCTGATGCATCATTTAGGGGGGAAAAATcatgaaaacaataatttttaagaatattCCTCAATAATGTCTTCAAAATTGATCATGTAATAATAAAAGCTAAACCACAAAGCACTTTTAGAAGTTTATTGATGCAGAGAAGCCTTATATGAagcatcaaatttccaaaataaCAGACAGTGACATAATATAAAGATGGAAAAGAAAGGCTGCCAAAAGAAATGCAAGAAAGAATTTATGAGATGTGGAAAAGTATGCCATAGCCAATAACTTGATCATATTACTCCTATTGACAATCAAACTTGTAAAATCTATGTTCTATTagcttgatatgcataattggaTCCTCTTCTCAATTACTTATCTTTAGTGATGACAGTAGCTTAACACGGTATCAGAGTTTGGTTTTGTTTAGTTTCGTGTTCAAATCATGATAAGCTTTG contains the following coding sequences:
- the LOC107423493 gene encoding protein BONZAI 1 isoform X2 — translated: MQLSFSASDLLDRDYFSKSDPMVVIYKKGRDGALSELGRTEVVLNSVNPAWITKHNITYHFEVVQTLVFRVYDVDTQFHNVDVKMLKLDEQQFLGEATCVLSQIMTRSDRTLSLDLEQREGSSRSNRPRKHGKIIVHAEECISSKTTTEMILRCSDLEYKDLFSRSDPFLVISKVGEGGTKIPVCRTEVLKNELKPIWKPVFLNIQKVGSKENPLVIECFNFNSNGKHDLIGKVQKSLADLEKLHSSRQGENLFLPTSVGHENHNKVLKSQLFVDKFSVSVQHTFLDYLAGGYELNFMVAIDFTASNGNPRLPDSLHYIDPSGRLNAYQKAIVEVGEVLQFYDYDKRFPAWGFGARPIDGPVSHCFNLNGSSHYCEVEGIQGIMMAYTSALLNVSLAGPTLFGPVISHAALIASQSLANGGQKYFVLLIITDGVVTDLQETKDALVKASDLPLSILIIGVGGADFKEMEILDADKGDRLESSTGRVASRDIVQFVPLRDVQSGEISVVQALLAELPSQFLTYMRTRDIKPNVDD